The following are encoded in a window of Vigna unguiculata cultivar IT97K-499-35 chromosome 8, ASM411807v1, whole genome shotgun sequence genomic DNA:
- the LOC114195446 gene encoding uncharacterized protein LOC114195446, translating into MSFLAGRLAGKEAAYFFQESKQAVGKLAQKNPVPKTNSNSNSNNNLNFHEEHDHADVLPEVLRHHLPSKVFRNDEATTSSFFASKWVLPSDPNFRSSVSPDALNPLRAYLSLPQVTFGPKRWQLPEATNTVSASTANELRQDRYATHVNPEKLKAAGEGLAHVGKAFAVATAFVFGGTALVFGTVASKLELHNISDIKNKGKDYVEPQLQSIKEQLTPFKIWAENMSRKWHIEREDVKQKTIVKELSKIWGRKTSD; encoded by the exons ATGAGTTTTCTAGCGGGAAGGTTAGCTGGGAAAGAAGCAGCGTATTTTTTCCAGGAATCCAAACAAGCCGTAGGAAAATTAGCCCAAAAAAATCCTGTTCCTAAGACCAACAGCAAcagcaacagcaacaacaacctAAACTTCCACGAAGAACATGATCATGCGGATGTGCTTCCCGAGGTTCTAAGACACCATCTTCCTTCCAAAGTGTTCAGAAATGATGAAGCTACCACTTCTTCCTTCTTTGCCTCCAAATGGGTCCTTCCTTCCGATCCAAATTTCCGTTCTTCCGTATCCCCCGACGCTCTTAATCCTCTACGTGCTTACCTTTCCCTGCCCCAAGTCACTTTTGGCCCCAAAAG GTGGCAACTGCCTGAAGCAACAAACACAGTTTCAGCCTCAACAGCTAATGAATTGCGTCAAGATAGGTATGCCACTCATGTTAACCCGGAGAAGTTGAAAGCTGCTGGTGAAGGGCTTGCACATG TTGGAAAGGCTTTTGCTGTTGCCACTGCATTTGTATTTGGTGGTACTGCATTGGTGTTTGGTACGGTGGCCTCCAAGTTAGAGCTGCATAAT ATAAGTGACATAAAAAATAAGGGAAAAGACTACGTGGAGCCACAACTTCAGAGTATCAAAGAACAACTTACTCCCTTCAAAATATGG GCTGAGAACATGTCAAGAAAGTGGCATATAGAAAGGGAAGATGTTAAACAAAAGACTATCGTAAAGGAGCTATCTAAAATTTGGGGTAGAAAAACATCAGATTGa